A section of the Methanobrevibacter oralis genome encodes:
- a CDS encoding iron-sulfur cluster assembly protein produces MSEDLVNDIKNAISIINDPHMGISIVEMGIVQNITTNGNEAEIILKPTNPGCMSITRIAADAKQLAEKVDGVEKAKVTVEGHAMADAINEMINK; encoded by the coding sequence ATGTCAGAAGATTTAGTGAATGATATTAAAAATGCGATTTCTATTATAAATGACCCGCATATGGGAATTAGTATTGTAGAGATGGGTATTGTACAAAATATTACTACTAACGGTAATGAAGCTGAAATCATACTTAAACCAACCAATCCAGGATGTATGAGTATCACTCGTATCGCTGCTGATGCAAAACAATTAGCAGAAAAAGTTGATGGTGTCGAAAAAGCTAAAGTTACTGTTGAAGGTCATGCTATGGCTGATGCCATAAATGAAATGATAAATAAATAG
- a CDS encoding DUF5591 domain-containing protein, with protein MKVICSSEESLYRPEAVRWRNRMEIMKPLGDVVVLLPCSMKKPYSNSKSHQKFRKASRSYQELIVTSPFGICPRELENTFPIQSYDVSTTGFWSQDEIDTTGKLIEKYTEGKTVIANLSGGYLESCSQYVDDFINVCENGKPTSPDSIYNLRMELKKHDKIPRRERLLHELRSIAMYQFGPEGYNFIPDDVKTKGMYHKKILSNNKQLALLNKDYGLYRLNLAGGKVLKDLNINIVNIDFNLETNTVFAPGIQKASPNIIPNDEVVVIRNDEVVGVGKAILTGREMEECSNGIGVKIKHRVK; from the coding sequence ATGAAAGTAATTTGTTCAAGTGAGGAATCCCTTTATCGTCCTGAAGCAGTCCGTTGGAGAAATAGAATGGAAATAATGAAACCACTAGGTGATGTGGTTGTTTTATTACCATGCAGTATGAAAAAACCTTATTCTAATTCTAAATCACATCAAAAATTTAGAAAAGCTAGTAGATCCTATCAAGAACTTATTGTAACATCCCCATTTGGAATTTGCCCAAGAGAATTAGAAAATACATTTCCAATTCAATCATATGATGTAAGTACAACAGGTTTCTGGTCACAAGACGAAATTGATACTACTGGAAAATTAATAGAAAAATATACTGAAGGTAAAACAGTAATAGCTAATCTTAGTGGAGGATATCTTGAATCTTGTAGCCAGTATGTTGATGATTTTATAAATGTTTGTGAAAATGGAAAACCAACATCCCCTGATTCAATATATAATTTAAGAATGGAATTAAAAAAACATGATAAAATTCCAAGAAGAGAAAGACTATTACATGAACTTAGATCAATAGCTATGTATCAGTTTGGACCTGAAGGATATAATTTTATTCCAGATGATGTTAAAACAAAAGGAATGTATCATAAAAAGATTCTTTCAAATAATAAACAATTAGCTCTTTTAAATAAAGATTATGGTTTATATAGATTGAATTTAGCTGGTGGAAAAGTTTTAAAAGATTTAAATATTAATATTGTGAACATTGATTTTAACTTAGAAACTAATACTGTTTTTGCACCAGGAATACAAAAAGCATCCCCTAATATAATTCCAAATGATGAAGTTGTTGTTATTAGAAATGACGAAGTTGTTGGTGTCGGAAAAGCTATTTTAACTGGTCGAGAAATGGAAGAGTGTAGTAATGGTATCGGAGTTAAAATAAAACATAGAGTAAAATAA
- a CDS encoding TIGR00295 family protein encodes MEIKLLYKEKTPENIIAHSKAVCNKAMEIASHFENVDKDLIKKGALLHDIGRSKSHGINHAIKGVEIAKKYGYPQDVLNIIERHVGAGITENEAIKLGLPKKSYMPQTLEEKIVAHADNLITGDKEVGVDFVINKWKYKIKNPDENIKRLIKLNEELIKPFEE; translated from the coding sequence ATGGAAATCAAATTACTTTATAAAGAAAAAACACCTGAAAATATTATAGCACACTCAAAAGCAGTATGTAATAAAGCTATGGAAATAGCTTCTCATTTTGAAAATGTTGATAAAGACCTTATCAAAAAAGGTGCTTTATTACACGATATTGGAAGATCAAAAAGTCATGGAATCAATCATGCAATAAAAGGAGTAGAAATAGCTAAAAAATATGGATACCCCCAAGATGTTTTAAATATTATCGAAAGACATGTTGGGGCAGGAATTACTGAAAATGAAGCTATTAAACTTGGACTTCCTAAAAAATCTTATATGCCTCAAACTTTAGAGGAAAAAATTGTAGCTCATGCTGATAATCTAATAACAGGAGATAAAGAAGTGGGTGTTGATTTTGTTATAAACAAATGGAAATATAAAATCAAAAACCCTGATGAAAATATTAAAAGATTAATTAAACTTAATGAAGAATTAATAAAACCTTTCGAGGAATAA
- the tfe gene encoding transcription factor E: MIDDPLVKTLLTNVVEDENNLQIIKALLDGIETDEEIAEKTEIRLNIVRKILYKLYDVGFASYKRSKDPETQWYTYTWKFEENAIIEHITKDSEKYLKMLNDELEKEKNNMYFVCPHGHLRLNFDMATDYQFMCPDCGEELTFHDNKQIIKQIEEDIKMVQSNYDSFNKKVKK; encoded by the coding sequence ATGATAGATGATCCATTAGTAAAGACTTTATTAACCAATGTTGTCGAAGATGAAAATAATTTACAAATTATAAAAGCACTGCTTGATGGTATTGAAACAGACGAAGAAATTGCTGAAAAAACTGAAATTAGACTGAATATTGTAAGGAAAATATTATATAAACTTTATGATGTGGGTTTCGCTAGTTACAAAAGAAGTAAAGACCCTGAAACTCAATGGTATACTTATACATGGAAATTTGAAGAAAACGCTATAATTGAGCATATTACTAAAGATTCCGAAAAATATTTAAAAATGTTAAATGATGAATTAGAAAAAGAAAAAAATAATATGTATTTTGTATGTCCTCATGGACATTTAAGACTAAATTTTGATATGGCAACAGATTATCAATTTATGTGCCCAGATTGTGGTGAAGAACTAACATTCCATGACAACAAACAAATAATTAAACAAATAGAAGAGGATATTAAAATGGTGCAAAGTAATTATGATTCATTTAACAAAAAAGTTAAAAAATAG
- a CDS encoding DegT/DnrJ/EryC1/StrS family aminotransferase, protein MNIPFSPPDISEKEINYVMDALKSGWITTGPKTKEFEKKITEYCGSSKTVCLSAATTSLEMTLRLLGIGKGDEVIVPAYTYTASCSVICHVGATPVMVDSQIDREEMDYEQMQDAITEKTKAIIPVDIAGILCDYEKIFEIIEEKKDLFNANSELQEAFNRVIVIADCAHGFGAIQNDKKAGNIADFTCFSFHAVKNLTTAEGGAVSWKNNKNINDDKIYKEYQILSLHGQTKDALEKTQKGSWEYDILIPAYKCNMTDVQAAIGLGQLERYEKMLNRRHEIIKKYDEAFKGSKIITQKHSSNNYTSSGHLYLTRIKDITPKERNEIIVKMEEKGISVNVHYKPLPLLTAYKNLGYDIKNYPNAYNLFKNEISIPIYSSLNDREVDYITKNLLEILEEY, encoded by the coding sequence ATGAATATACCCTTTTCACCACCCGATATTAGTGAAAAAGAAATAAACTATGTGATGGACGCATTAAAATCTGGATGGATTACAACTGGACCAAAAACTAAAGAATTTGAAAAAAAAATAACTGAATACTGTGGTAGTTCAAAAACTGTTTGTTTAAGTGCGGCTACAACATCTCTTGAAATGACTTTACGTTTATTAGGTATAGGAAAAGGAGATGAAGTTATTGTTCCTGCATATACATATACCGCATCCTGTAGTGTAATTTGTCATGTTGGTGCAACTCCTGTGATGGTAGATAGTCAAATTGACAGGGAAGAAATGGATTATGAACAAATGCAAGATGCGATAACTGAAAAAACAAAAGCTATTATCCCAGTTGATATTGCAGGAATCTTATGTGATTATGAAAAAATCTTTGAAATAATTGAAGAAAAAAAAGATTTATTTAATGCTAATAGTGAACTTCAAGAAGCATTTAATAGAGTTATTGTAATTGCCGATTGTGCACATGGTTTTGGTGCTATTCAAAATGATAAAAAAGCAGGAAATATAGCTGATTTTACTTGTTTTTCATTTCATGCAGTTAAGAACTTAACAACCGCAGAAGGTGGAGCTGTAAGTTGGAAAAATAATAAAAATATCAATGATGATAAAATCTACAAAGAATACCAAATTCTTTCACTTCATGGTCAAACAAAAGATGCCCTAGAAAAAACACAAAAAGGTTCTTGGGAATATGATATTTTAATTCCTGCTTACAAATGCAATATGACCGATGTTCAAGCAGCTATCGGGCTTGGACAACTTGAAAGATATGAAAAAATGTTAAATAGAAGACATGAAATCATAAAAAAATATGATGAAGCTTTTAAAGGAAGTAAAATCATAACTCAAAAACATTCATCTAACAATTATACTTCATCAGGACACCTATATTTAACCAGAATAAAAGATATTACTCCTAAAGAGAGAAATGAGATTATTGTTAAAATGGAAGAAAAAGGAATAAGTGTTAATGTCCATTATAAACCATTACCTTTATTAACTGCATATAAAAACCTTGGATATGATATTAAAAATTACCCAAATGCATATAATCTTTTTAAAAACGAAATAAGTATTCCTATATATTCATCATTAAATGATAGAGAAGTTGACTACATTACTAAAAATTTATTAGAAATTTTAGAAGAATATTAG
- a CDS encoding polysaccharide biosynthesis protein produces the protein MINLNPFSRYRNILIPLADVICIIIGYIFTFYLIIDAELFFSPELQLSIVLSIIIYQIVFRLTGRYNTIIRYETEQDYITYILLCFISSILVSLSGELLFHFSEVSVKQSVGSGLIIGVLIVTYHLTIRYSFMSNMSGSNDNSNNEKQKNLLIIGGGYAANDIITTIRSTLKGKYNIVGIIDDNHARSGYYVSRIKILGDRHDIIKICELYDVDLIFFSIVNIDNQNKKEILNICRKTNAKVKILPGLRELITEKDLYNTLRDVEAKDLLGREPVQLDNNNIHSLIKNKVVLVTGGGGSIGEELCKQIMLYEPKQLLMLDIYENNLYNIELELKDKYPTRDIKAIIATIRDENRLKAIFKEYSPEIVFHAAAHKHVPLMENNPTEAIKNNVFGTYNLVKVCDEFKTKRFILISTDKAVNPTNIMGASKRLCEMIIQAKNKESETEFVAVRFGNVLGSNGSVIPLFKKQISEGGPVTVTHKDITRFFMTIPEAVSLVLQAVTYAEGGEIFVLDMGKPVKIYDLAKSLIELSGLKLGEDINIKITGLRPGEKLYEELLMAEENLEKTKHEKIFITEPMNFTSQDIEDKLDLFRNLLKNESVSKKEIKKTMEQCVPTYKDPEK, from the coding sequence TTGATTAACTTAAACCCATTTTCACGATATAGAAACATCCTAATACCCCTAGCGGATGTTATCTGTATTATAATCGGATATATATTTACATTTTACTTAATTATTGATGCAGAACTATTCTTTAGTCCAGAATTACAATTAAGCATTGTTTTATCAATAATCATTTATCAAATTGTATTTAGATTAACTGGAAGATATAATACAATAATACGATATGAAACCGAACAAGATTATATTACTTACATCTTACTTTGTTTTATATCTTCAATTCTAGTTTCACTTAGTGGAGAATTATTATTTCACTTTTCAGAAGTTTCAGTAAAACAAAGTGTTGGTAGTGGATTAATAATTGGTGTTTTAATTGTAACTTATCATTTAACAATCAGATATTCATTCATGTCAAATATGTCAGGTAGTAATGATAATAGTAATAATGAAAAACAAAAGAATTTGTTAATTATTGGAGGAGGATACGCTGCTAACGATATTATAACAACAATAAGATCAACACTGAAAGGAAAATACAATATTGTTGGAATTATTGATGACAATCATGCCCGTTCAGGATATTATGTTTCAAGAATTAAAATACTTGGAGATAGACATGATATTATCAAAATTTGTGAATTATATGATGTTGATTTAATATTTTTCTCAATAGTTAATATCGATAATCAAAATAAAAAAGAAATATTAAATATTTGTAGAAAAACAAATGCAAAAGTTAAAATTTTACCTGGATTAAGAGAATTAATCACTGAAAAAGACTTGTACAACACCTTAAGAGATGTCGAAGCAAAAGATTTACTTGGACGTGAACCTGTTCAATTAGACAATAATAATATCCACAGTTTAATAAAAAATAAGGTTGTTTTAGTTACTGGTGGAGGGGGATCTATTGGTGAAGAACTTTGTAAACAAATAATGCTTTATGAACCTAAACAACTACTTATGTTAGATATTTATGAAAATAATTTATATAATATTGAATTAGAACTTAAGGATAAATATCCTACAAGAGATATCAAAGCAATAATAGCTACAATAAGAGATGAAAATAGATTAAAAGCTATTTTTAAAGAATATTCTCCTGAAATTGTTTTTCACGCTGCAGCACACAAACATGTGCCTTTAATGGAAAATAATCCCACTGAAGCTATAAAAAATAATGTATTTGGGACTTATAATTTAGTAAAAGTTTGTGATGAGTTTAAAACAAAAAGATTCATATTAATTTCAACAGACAAAGCAGTTAATCCAACAAACATAATGGGTGCTAGTAAAAGATTATGTGAAATGATTATACAAGCTAAAAACAAAGAAAGTGAAACTGAATTCGTTGCTGTGCGATTTGGAAATGTTTTAGGAAGTAATGGATCTGTAATTCCATTATTTAAAAAACAAATTTCAGAAGGTGGACCTGTAACTGTAACCCACAAAGACATTACTCGATTCTTCATGACAATTCCAGAAGCAGTTTCATTAGTTCTTCAAGCAGTTACCTATGCTGAAGGTGGAGAAATATTCGTATTAGATATGGGAAAGCCCGTTAAAATATATGATCTTGCAAAAAGCCTTATTGAACTGTCTGGATTAAAATTAGGTGAAGATATAAATATTAAAATTACAGGATTAAGGCCTGGAGAAAAACTATATGAAGAATTATTAATGGCTGAAGAAAATCTAGAAAAAACAAAACATGAAAAAATATTTATAACTGAACCTATGAATTTCACAAGCCAAGATATCGAAGATAAATTAGATTTATTTAGAAATCTACTTAAAAATGAAAGTGTTTCTAAAAAAGAAATTAAAAAAACAATGGAACAGTGCGTTCCAACTTATAAAGATCCTGAAAAATAA
- a CDS encoding coenzyme F420-0:L-glutamate ligase has product MTTQLDNIKHMIHDNYIVIPIETGYIKPHENLNQIINPAKEIMEDGDYLVIAETPISVSQGRLIDESKYKASLKAKFLTTVWSKYLWGYIFGPILGIKKRTIKNLRKLPKETKAHKEVILQLYGLKHALKPASEAGVDLSNAPGSFVSLLPKNPEKVAIEIKKEIGKDVFVMIIDTDATYMKNNKYFTGLPIAIEGIEADKGFFGYVKGQLSENMGSTPLGCSDKIDVETALKFANIAEDYQKSLANEMKTIHSVKSVLNVDIDEITIETLDSITHTPAVIIRKK; this is encoded by the coding sequence ATGACAACACAATTAGATAATATAAAACACATGATTCATGACAACTACATTGTAATTCCAATTGAAACAGGTTACATAAAACCTCATGAAAATTTAAATCAAATTATCAATCCGGCAAAAGAAATAATGGAAGATGGGGATTACTTAGTTATTGCTGAAACACCAATATCTGTTTCACAAGGTCGTTTAATTGATGAATCTAAATATAAAGCATCACTTAAAGCTAAATTTCTAACAACAGTTTGGAGCAAATATTTGTGGGGATATATTTTTGGACCAATTTTAGGAATTAAAAAAAGAACAATTAAAAACTTAAGAAAGCTTCCCAAAGAAACAAAAGCACATAAAGAAGTTATTCTCCAATTATATGGATTAAAACATGCATTAAAACCAGCATCAGAAGCAGGTGTAGATTTAAGTAATGCACCTGGAAGTTTTGTTTCACTTCTTCCTAAAAACCCCGAAAAAGTAGCTATTGAAATAAAAAAAGAAATAGGGAAAGATGTTTTTGTAATGATTATAGATACTGATGCGACATATATGAAAAATAACAAATATTTCACAGGTCTGCCAATAGCTATTGAGGGCATTGAAGCAGACAAAGGTTTTTTTGGATATGTTAAAGGACAACTATCTGAAAATATGGGATCAACACCTTTAGGATGTAGTGATAAAATAGATGTTGAAACTGCATTAAAATTTGCAAATATTGCTGAAGATTATCAGAAATCATTAGCTAATGAAATGAAAACTATACATAGTGTAAAATCTGTTTTAAATGTAGATATTGATGAAATTACAATTGAAACTCTTGATTCTATAACACATACTCCTGCAGTAATAATTAGAAAAAAGTAG
- a CDS encoding pyruvate kinase alpha/beta domain-containing protein encodes MRKFITYFENEGKNYTEDLISVVQDRLDNMDNIKYVVIASASGDSALKLYEALGDNIKIINVSHNVGFTAPNEKDISDEMISKLSNLGIETYFGSHAFSGANRGVTNKYGGHAPLDIVADTLRMFSHGVKVAAEISIMAADAGLVPVGEEILAIGGKGHGVDTAVILTPVNSKDLFDLEIHEIIAMPRQ; translated from the coding sequence ATAAGAAAATTTATTACATATTTTGAAAATGAAGGTAAAAATTATACTGAAGATTTAATTAGTGTTGTTCAAGATCGATTAGACAATATGGATAATATTAAATATGTTGTTATTGCATCTGCATCTGGAGATTCTGCATTGAAGCTTTATGAAGCCTTGGGGGATAATATAAAAATAATTAATGTTTCTCATAATGTAGGATTTACTGCTCCAAATGAAAAAGATATTTCTGATGAAATGATTTCTAAGTTAAGTAATTTAGGTATTGAAACTTATTTTGGATCTCATGCATTTAGTGGTGCAAATAGGGGTGTTACAAACAAATATGGTGGTCATGCTCCATTAGACATAGTTGCTGATACATTAAGAATGTTTTCTCATGGTGTTAAAGTAGCGGCTGAAATTTCTATAATGGCTGCTGATGCAGGATTAGTGCCTGTTGGTGAAGAAATTTTAGCTATTGGTGGTAAAGGTCATGGTGTTGATACTGCAGTAATATTAACTCCAGTTAATTCTAAAGATTTATTTGATTTAGAAATTCATGAAATTATTGCAATGCCGAGGCAATGA
- the mtrH gene encoding tetrahydromethanopterin S-methyltransferase subunit H has translation MFKFDKEQTVFDFAGVKMGGQPGEYPTVLAGTIFYGGHNIINDELTGDFDPARAETLLNDMITISETTGNPCIAQVFGQTEEAIVKYIEFVGEQCELPFLIDSTSGDARVAGAQYTDEVGLTERAIYNSINMAADKSELEALKETNIDASILLGFNPMNATVEGKIAMWENGDDGAYEKGLLEVADECGINKFMMDTAVTPLGQGAGVAGRTSFAEKAKWGYPVGSGIHNVPSAWDWLRDYKKEGHKDAFTVCDIGANILQVMCGGDFVLFGPIDNASIAFPAIAQTDMFIAEAAADLGTEAVESHPMNNLL, from the coding sequence ATGTTTAAATTTGATAAAGAGCAAACAGTATTTGATTTTGCTGGCGTAAAAATGGGCGGTCAACCAGGAGAATACCCTACTGTATTAGCAGGAACTATCTTTTATGGTGGACACAACATCATCAATGATGAATTAACTGGAGATTTTGATCCAGCTAGAGCGGAAACCTTACTTAACGATATGATTACTATCTCAGAAACAACTGGAAATCCATGTATTGCGCAAGTATTCGGACAAACTGAAGAAGCAATTGTAAAATACATTGAGTTTGTTGGAGAACAATGTGAATTACCATTTCTCATAGATTCCACATCTGGAGATGCTCGGGTTGCAGGTGCACAATATACTGATGAAGTTGGTTTAACTGAAAGAGCTATTTACAACTCAATCAATATGGCAGCTGACAAATCTGAATTAGAAGCACTTAAAGAAACTAATATTGATGCATCTATTCTTTTAGGATTCAATCCGATGAACGCTACAGTTGAAGGAAAAATAGCAATGTGGGAAAATGGAGACGATGGTGCTTACGAAAAAGGATTACTTGAAGTAGCTGATGAATGTGGTATTAATAAATTTATGATGGATACGGCAGTAACCCCACTCGGACAAGGTGCTGGTGTTGCAGGAAGAACCTCATTTGCTGAGAAAGCTAAATGGGGGTATCCAGTTGGATCAGGTATTCATAATGTGCCATCTGCATGGGACTGGTTAAGAGATTATAAAAAAGAAGGCCATAAAGATGCATTTACTGTTTGTGATATCGGTGCAAACATCCTTCAAGTAATGTGTGGAGGAGATTTTGTTCTATTTGGACCTATTGATAATGCTTCTATTGCTTTTCCTGCAATTGCACAAACAGACATGTTCATAGCCGAAGCAGCTGCAGATTTAGGTACTGAAGCAGTAGAAAGCCACCCAATGAATAATTTATTGTAA
- the ftsZ gene encoding cell division protein FtsZ — MKFIDDAIKESEERMEETSPESFSSDIDEELIGMINNAKTNIFVVGAGGAGNNTISRLNEMGIEGATTISVNTDAQDLFYSQSSKKILLGRQTSKGLGAGGDPAIGEECAEESEDEIRKQLEGADMVFVTCGLGGGTGTGSAPIISKLSKKLGALTVAVATMPFSAEGIIRRENAEQGLEKLQDAADTVIVIPNDKLLEVAPNLPLNKAFMVSDEILGRAVKGITELITKKGLVSLDFADIRSIMGGSGMAMIGMGESDSGDRALESVHEALSSPLLDIDISNAKGALINISGSSDLTLHEAEKIVQVVADKLDPEANIIWGTQIDESLQNVVRTTVVVSGIKSNYASTSDSIEEADDESNENASTDDQLDDFIDGIF; from the coding sequence GTGAAATTTATAGATGATGCAATAAAAGAATCCGAAGAAAGAATGGAAGAAACATCACCTGAATCATTTTCCTCTGATATAGATGAGGAACTTATAGGTATGATTAATAATGCTAAAACTAACATTTTTGTTGTTGGTGCAGGTGGAGCAGGAAATAATACTATTTCAAGATTAAACGAAATGGGAATTGAAGGAGCAACAACAATTTCTGTTAATACTGATGCTCAAGATTTATTTTATAGTCAATCTAGTAAAAAAATTCTTTTAGGTAGGCAAACTTCTAAAGGATTAGGTGCTGGTGGAGATCCAGCAATCGGTGAAGAATGTGCTGAAGAAAGCGAAGATGAAATTAGAAAACAATTAGAAGGTGCCGATATGGTATTTGTTACCTGTGGTCTTGGTGGAGGAACTGGTACTGGTTCAGCTCCTATTATTTCTAAATTATCTAAAAAATTAGGTGCATTAACTGTTGCTGTTGCTACCATGCCATTTTCTGCTGAAGGAATTATAAGAAGAGAAAATGCTGAGCAAGGTTTAGAAAAATTACAAGATGCAGCTGATACTGTTATTGTTATTCCAAACGATAAGTTATTAGAAGTAGCACCAAATTTACCTTTAAACAAAGCATTTATGGTTTCTGATGAAATATTAGGTAGGGCTGTTAAAGGAATCACAGAATTAATTACTAAAAAAGGTCTTGTAAGTTTAGACTTTGCTGATATTAGAAGCATCATGGGTGGATCTGGTATGGCAATGATAGGTATGGGCGAATCTGACTCTGGAGATAGGGCTTTAGAATCTGTCCATGAAGCATTAAGCAGTCCGTTATTAGATATTGATATTTCAAATGCTAAAGGTGCATTAATCAACATATCTGGTAGTTCAGATTTAACATTACATGAAGCAGAAAAGATTGTTCAAGTTGTTGCTGATAAATTAGATCCTGAAGCTAATATTATTTGGGGTACTCAAATTGATGAAAGTCTCCAAAATGTTGTTAGAACTACTGTTGTTGTTTCAGGTATTAAATCAAATTATGCTTCAACTTCAGATTCAATTGAAGAAGCAGATGATGAATCAAATGAAAATGCTTCAACTGATGATCAATTAGATGATTTCATTGATGGAATCTTCTAA
- a CDS encoding protein translocase SEC61 complex subunit gamma, producing MNVEEKFSKFIKDSKRVLKVSRKPDWPEYLDLAKVSAIGVAVIGVIGFILVLLGQLIGL from the coding sequence ATGAATGTAGAAGAAAAATTTAGCAAATTTATTAAAGATAGTAAAAGAGTATTAAAAGTTTCAAGAAAACCTGATTGGCCAGAATATTTGGATCTCGCTAAAGTTTCAGCAATTGGAGTAGCTGTTATTGGTGTAATTGGTTTTATATTGGTTTTATTAGGTCAACTTATTGGTCTATAA
- a CDS encoding transcription elongation factor Spt5, with protein sequence MEDTNSSIYALKTSAGQERNVARLLARKAKIAGIGVSAILVPESLKGYILVESSTKIDLRNPDMKIQHLRGVVEGSSFITFDEVKRFLKPEPIISSIQKGSIVELVSGPFKGERAKVVRIDESREEVVLELIEAAVPIPVTVKADQIRIIQKEAD encoded by the coding sequence ATGGAAGATACTAATAGTTCCATATATGCTCTTAAGACCTCAGCGGGTCAAGAAAGAAATGTTGCAAGGCTTTTAGCTCGTAAAGCTAAAATTGCTGGTATAGGTGTTTCAGCAATTCTTGTTCCAGAATCTTTAAAAGGATATATTTTGGTTGAATCTTCAACTAAAATAGATTTAAGAAATCCTGACATGAAAATACAACATTTAAGAGGTGTTGTCGAAGGTAGTAGTTTTATTACTTTTGATGAAGTAAAAAGATTCTTAAAACCAGAACCTATTATTTCCTCTATACAGAAAGGAAGCATTGTTGAATTGGTGTCTGGTCCGTTTAAAGGTGAAAGGGCAAAAGTGGTTCGTATTGATGAATCACGTGAAGAAGTCGTTCTTGAGTTAATAGAAGCAGCAGTACCTATTCCGGTTACTGTTAAAGCTGATCAAATTAGAATAATTCAAAAGGAGGCTGACTGA
- a CDS encoding 50S ribosomal protein L11: protein MAKDTVEVLIEGGSATPGPPLGPALGPFGINMMQVVEEINKKSADFAGMKVPVIVNIDRDTKDFEIEIGTPPTTSLIMEELGIEKASHEPGLDIVNDLPIDKALKIARMKFDSLLANDYKAGVKEVMGTCVSMGLSVDGKDPREAQKDVDAGKYDDILV, encoded by the coding sequence ATGGCTAAAGATACAGTCGAAGTTCTTATCGAAGGTGGCAGCGCTACTCCTGGACCTCCATTAGGCCCAGCTTTAGGACCTTTCGGTATTAACATGATGCAAGTAGTTGAAGAAATCAACAAAAAAAGTGCAGACTTTGCAGGAATGAAAGTACCTGTTATTGTTAACATTGATAGAGATACAAAAGATTTTGAAATTGAAATTGGTACTCCACCAACTACTTCACTTATCATGGAAGAACTAGGCATCGAAAAAGCTTCTCATGAACCAGGTTTAGATATTGTTAACGATTTACCAATAGACAAGGCTTTAAAAATAGCTAGAATGAAATTTGATTCATTACTTGCTAATGATTATAAAGCAGGTGTCAAAGAAGTAATGGGGACCTGTGTAAGTATGGGATTATCTGTAGATGGTAAAGACCCAAGAGAAGCACAAAAAGATGTTGATGCTGGAAAATATGATGATATCTTAGTATAA